The following are from one region of the Synechococcus sp. CBW1108 genome:
- the ligA gene encoding NAD-dependent DNA ligase LigA, giving the protein MSAANQDQARASELRRLLNHAAHAYYVLDAPELEDPVYDRLYRELLELEAAHPELITPDSPTQRVGGTPAAAFSSVEHRIPLLSLDNAFSSEELEAWYDRLLKVLDREPGTALPMVGELKIDGNALALSYENGLLVRAATRGDGERGEEITANVRTISSVPLRLHLDEPPAWLEVRGEALIPNATFAAINAERAERDEAPFANPRNACAGTLRQLDPKVVAARRLDFFAYTLHLPPDPPQGPRSQWECLQWLQQAGFKVNPNAELLPDLAAVEAFFSAWDGRRHDLNYATDGVVVKLNDLRLQDAAGFTQKAPRWAIALKYAAEEAPSRLLRLACQVGRTGVVTPVAEFEPVPLAGTTVSRATLHNADRLAELDLHAGDTIVVRKAGEIIPEVVRVLGELRPAGAAPLALPNLCPECGSELVREEGEAATRCVNSSCPAILRGALRHWVSKGGLDVDGLGAKLIEQLVEKGLVGSIADLYRLDGALLASLERMGARSAENLVAALAASKAQPWHRQLYGLGIHHVGEVSAKALAAAFPSAAELATAATHDPPSITAVFGIGAEIAQSLQQWFATPANRLLLEQLAGLGFSLAAGPGERAASAAAAGQQAPLAGQTFVLTGSLPSLSRSAAQALIEAAGGKVSGSVSKKTSYVVAGEEAGSKLSKAEGLGVAVLDEAGLLALLVM; this is encoded by the coding sequence GTGAGTGCAGCCAACCAGGACCAGGCCAGGGCCAGCGAATTGCGGCGGCTGCTCAACCACGCCGCCCACGCCTACTACGTGCTGGATGCCCCCGAGCTGGAGGATCCGGTCTACGACCGCCTCTACCGGGAACTGCTCGAGCTCGAGGCCGCCCACCCCGAGCTGATCACCCCGGACAGCCCCACCCAGCGGGTGGGGGGAACGCCGGCGGCGGCCTTCTCCAGCGTGGAGCACCGCATTCCCCTGCTCAGCCTCGACAACGCCTTCAGCAGCGAGGAATTGGAGGCCTGGTATGACCGCCTGCTCAAGGTGCTCGACCGGGAACCCGGCACGGCGCTGCCGATGGTGGGGGAACTGAAAATCGATGGCAATGCCCTCGCCCTCAGCTACGAAAACGGCCTGCTGGTGAGGGCTGCCACCCGCGGCGACGGCGAACGGGGCGAGGAGATTACCGCAAACGTGCGCACGATCAGCTCAGTGCCCCTGCGGCTTCATCTCGATGAGCCCCCCGCCTGGCTGGAGGTGCGCGGCGAGGCCCTGATCCCCAACGCCACTTTCGCCGCCATCAATGCTGAGCGGGCCGAGCGGGATGAGGCCCCGTTCGCCAACCCCCGCAACGCCTGTGCCGGCACCCTGCGCCAACTGGATCCCAAGGTGGTGGCCGCCAGGCGGCTGGATTTCTTTGCCTACACCCTGCACCTGCCGCCAGACCCGCCCCAGGGGCCGCGCAGCCAGTGGGAGTGTCTGCAGTGGCTGCAGCAAGCCGGCTTCAAGGTGAATCCCAACGCCGAGCTACTGCCGGATCTGGCGGCAGTGGAGGCCTTCTTCAGCGCCTGGGATGGGCGGCGCCACGACCTCAACTACGCAACTGACGGCGTGGTGGTGAAGCTCAACGACCTGCGCCTCCAGGACGCCGCCGGCTTCACCCAGAAGGCGCCGCGCTGGGCGATCGCCCTCAAGTACGCCGCCGAGGAGGCCCCCAGCCGGCTGCTGCGGCTGGCCTGTCAGGTGGGTCGCACGGGGGTGGTGACCCCGGTGGCCGAGTTTGAGCCCGTGCCCCTGGCCGGCACCACGGTGAGCCGCGCCACCCTGCACAACGCCGATCGCCTGGCCGAACTCGATCTGCACGCCGGCGACACGATCGTGGTGCGCAAGGCCGGCGAGATCATCCCCGAGGTGGTGCGGGTGCTGGGCGAGCTGCGGCCCGCCGGGGCGGCACCGCTGGCGCTGCCCAACCTGTGCCCGGAGTGCGGCTCGGAGCTGGTGCGCGAAGAGGGGGAGGCGGCGACCCGCTGCGTCAATTCGAGCTGCCCGGCGATCCTGCGGGGCGCCCTGCGCCATTGGGTCAGCAAGGGGGGCCTGGATGTGGATGGGCTGGGGGCCAAGTTGATCGAGCAGCTGGTGGAGAAGGGCCTGGTGGGCTCGATCGCCGACCTCTACCGGCTGGATGGGGCCCTGCTGGCCAGCCTGGAGCGCATGGGCGCCAGGAGCGCCGAAAACCTGGTGGCCGCCCTGGCCGCCTCCAAGGCCCAGCCCTGGCACCGCCAGCTCTACGGCCTGGGCATCCACCACGTGGGGGAGGTGAGCGCCAAGGCGCTCGCTGCCGCCTTCCCCAGTGCCGCTGAGCTGGCAACCGCCGCAACCCACGATCCCCCATCAATCACCGCCGTCTTCGGCATCGGCGCTGAAATCGCCCAATCGCTGCAGCAGTGGTTTGCCACCCCGGCCAACCGGCTGTTGCTGGAGCAACTGGCAGGGCTGGGCTTCTCCCTGGCCGCAGGGCCAGGGGAGCGGGCGGCGTCAGCTGCGGCGGCGGGCCAGCAGGCCCCCCTGGCCGGCCAGACCTTTGTGCTCACCGGCAGCCTGCCCTCCCTCAGCCGCAGTGCCGCCCAGGCCCTGATCGAAGCCGCCGGCGGCAAGGTGAGCGGCTCGGTGAGCAAAAAGACCAGCTATGTGGTGGCCGGCGAGGAGGCCGGCAGCAAGCTCAGCAAGGCCGAGGGCCTGGGGGTGGCGGTGCTGGATGAGGCCGGGCTGCTGGCCCTGCTGGTGATGTAA
- a CDS encoding TVP38/TMEM64 family protein: MFSPGPWFDPETTAMVLASLRSPAGAVAFVPLYALWVTLLLPGVWASMLAGALYGPAWGSLIVFVGACLGAQAAFLLGRTWLRSWARRRLAAVPKLQAIEQAVSREGLKLVLLTRLSPAFPFSLLNFAYGLSEVSWRDYSIGLVAILPGTILFCGLGALAGDVARFREVLSGQADPLTWTLRIVGLLATVLVVWLVGRAARQALQGAEPPG, from the coding sequence ATGTTCTCCCCCGGCCCATGGTTCGATCCCGAGACCACAGCCATGGTTCTTGCCTCCCTGCGCTCCCCTGCCGGCGCCGTGGCATTCGTTCCCCTCTATGCCCTCTGGGTGACCCTGCTGCTGCCGGGGGTGTGGGCCTCGATGCTGGCCGGCGCCCTCTACGGCCCTGCCTGGGGCAGCTTGATCGTGTTCGTGGGGGCCTGCCTGGGTGCCCAGGCGGCCTTTCTGCTGGGGCGCACCTGGCTGCGCAGCTGGGCGCGCCGGCGGCTGGCGGCGGTGCCGAAGTTGCAGGCGATTGAGCAGGCCGTGAGCCGGGAGGGGCTGAAGCTGGTGTTGCTCACCCGCCTCTCGCCCGCCTTTCCCTTTTCCCTGCTGAATTTCGCCTACGGCCTCAGCGAGGTGAGCTGGCGCGACTACTCGATCGGCCTGGTCGCGATCCTGCCTGGCACGATCCTCTTCTGCGGCCTGGGTGCGCTGGCCGGAGATGTGGCCCGCTTCCGCGAGGTGCTCTCCGGCCAGGCCGATCCCCTCACCTGGACCCTGCGCATCGTGGGACTGCTGGCCACCGTTCTGGTGGTGTGGCTAGTGGGTAGGGCAGCGCGGCAGGCTCTTCAGGGGGCAGAGCCACCGGGCTGA
- the fabL gene encoding enoyl-[acyl-carrier-protein] reductase FabL has product MTQTLAGRVALVTGGARGIGRATALKLASAGCDVAINYYNSHAEATALCDQVRDMGRRAIAIKGSVGDPESVKDIFESFTETFNRLDILISNAASGVLKPVMQMNRKHWRWCLETNALALVLLSQEAIKLMADGGRIIALSSLGSSRAIPDYGFVGASKAALESLVRSLAQELGQRGIRVNTVSAGVVDTDALSHFPNREELLESFSQRNPTGKSMVPEHVADGVYLLCLPEAEMINGQTLVVDGGFAISG; this is encoded by the coding sequence ATGACGCAGACGCTGGCGGGGAGGGTGGCTCTGGTGACTGGTGGAGCCAGGGGAATCGGCCGGGCGACCGCCCTGAAACTCGCCTCAGCCGGCTGCGACGTAGCGATTAATTATTACAATAGCCACGCGGAAGCCACTGCGCTTTGCGATCAAGTTCGGGACATGGGCAGACGGGCAATCGCGATCAAAGGGAGTGTGGGCGATCCCGAAAGCGTGAAAGATATATTTGAAAGTTTTACAGAGACATTTAATCGCCTCGACATACTGATCAGCAATGCCGCAAGTGGTGTGCTCAAGCCGGTCATGCAGATGAATAGAAAGCACTGGCGCTGGTGCCTGGAAACCAACGCCCTGGCCCTGGTGCTGCTCAGCCAGGAGGCGATAAAGCTGATGGCTGACGGGGGCCGGATAATTGCGCTTTCAAGCTTGGGGTCCAGCAGGGCAATACCTGACTACGGCTTTGTAGGAGCTTCAAAGGCTGCCCTGGAGTCACTTGTGCGCAGCCTGGCCCAGGAGCTGGGCCAAAGGGGAATTCGCGTCAACACCGTCAGCGCTGGGGTAGTTGACACCGACGCCCTCTCCCACTTTCCGAACCGGGAAGAACTGCTGGAAAGCTTCAGCCAGAGAAACCCAACGGGCAAAAGCATGGTGCCGGAGCATGTTGCAGATGGGGTCTATCTTCTATGCCTACCTGAAGCCGAGATGATCAACGGTCAAACCCTGGTGGTAGATGGGGGCTTCGCCATTTCTGGCTAA
- the fabG gene encoding 3-oxoacyl-ACP reductase FabG yields the protein MDSANLLENKAVVVTGGSRGIGRSIVLTLAAQGADVTFLYCSNEAAANETLAAAAGLSGTVKAKRVDVRNAENCEQAIDEIAEDAGKIDILVNSAGIIRDNILGLLTNDDIQEVLATNVVGVFNVLRPVIPYMVSKRRGKIINISSVAGEKGGRGQTNYAASKGAINALTKALAVELAPRNILVNCVAPGVIETEMTEAIRQQAGDVVKSRILLGRFGQPEDVANVVLFFASSLSDYVTGQVLHVDGGFKMS from the coding sequence ATGGACAGCGCAAACCTACTTGAAAACAAGGCAGTCGTTGTCACAGGCGGCAGCAGGGGAATCGGCCGATCAATTGTGCTTACGCTGGCTGCCCAGGGAGCCGATGTCACATTCCTCTATTGCAGCAATGAAGCAGCCGCCAATGAAACATTGGCAGCTGCTGCTGGACTCAGTGGCACTGTGAAAGCCAAAAGGGTTGATGTTCGCAATGCCGAAAACTGCGAGCAGGCAATCGATGAAATAGCCGAAGACGCCGGCAAGATCGACATTCTTGTCAACAGCGCCGGCATCATCAGAGACAACATTCTCGGCCTGCTTACAAATGACGACATACAAGAGGTGCTCGCCACAAATGTGGTAGGTGTATTTAATGTACTGCGGCCCGTAATCCCCTACATGGTCTCCAAGCGAAGGGGCAAAATCATAAATATCAGCTCCGTAGCCGGCGAAAAGGGTGGCCGGGGCCAAACAAACTATGCAGCCAGCAAGGGTGCAATCAATGCCCTAACAAAAGCCCTTGCAGTTGAGTTGGCACCGCGCAATATTCTGGTGAACTGTGTTGCACCCGGGGTGATCGAAACCGAGATGACTGAAGCCATCAGACAACAGGCTGGAGACGTGGTAAAGTCGCGTATCCTTCTTGGTCGCTTTGGCCAACCGGAGGATGTCGCTAACGTCGTGTTATTTTTCGCTTCAAGCCTGTCTGATTACGTCACTGGGCAAGTGCTTCACGTCGATGGCGGCTTCAAAATGAGTTAA
- a CDS encoding acyl carrier protein, with protein sequence MTQSDFTAEEIAAVFPKLAETMAEALGCDEEEITLTASLIDDLDAESIDFLDIVFRLEKTFKVKIPRGKILEDSRGPLSESEFEQNGVVTSAGLAQLKAYLSEVPAERFKTPLNVADIPRLFTPETFLKLVIKAQREQVGAAQ encoded by the coding sequence ATGACCCAATCCGATTTCACCGCAGAGGAGATTGCAGCCGTATTTCCCAAGCTCGCCGAAACCATGGCCGAAGCCTTGGGCTGCGACGAAGAGGAGATCACCCTAACGGCTTCTCTAATTGACGACCTTGATGCAGAGTCGATTGACTTCCTGGATATAGTATTTCGACTGGAGAAAACATTTAAGGTCAAAATACCCCGCGGCAAAATTCTGGAAGATTCACGGGGGCCCCTCTCCGAAAGTGAATTTGAACAAAATGGTGTGGTAACCAGCGCCGGACTGGCCCAATTGAAGGCCTATTTGAGTGAAGTGCCTGCCGAACGCTTCAAGACACCTCTTAATGTGGCTGACATTCCCAGACTTTTTACTCCGGAAACCTTTTTAAAGCTGGTAATCAAAGCGCAACGAGAGCAAGTCGGTGCGGCTCAATAG
- a CDS encoding beta-ketoacyl synthase — protein MVTQPRRVAITGMGLVTPVGNNLGETWQSLLEARSGVAPISLFDASGFSVRIAAEVKGDTYLSNTGHKRLSKAATRSHLFALASAEEAIQDAGIRPDAANGHRWGCSVGTGMVSVDFPELEALQREAAPAGELDTDLMLSSSIASDPIAFCRSQSAQGLSLLVERYAIKGYTTSVHTACASGGQAVGTGLKLIRRGDCDYVLAGGFDSMISPLGLAGFCLLNAVSTDNHNPHTASRPFDASRNGFVLGEGAGFLVLEEWEAAVKRGARIYAELAGEGNSLSSYRITDSHPSGDGPIQAMQQALQSAGIFPEQVDYLNAHGTSTPMNDRSEAAAAHVVFGSHIKDLSVSSTKSTMGHLIAAAGAVEAAICALTIHHGKVPINANLTQRDPDCNLNFICDKAKDQAVRVAMSNSLGFGGSNSCLVFREPGAS, from the coding sequence ATGGTTACCCAGCCTCGCCGAGTTGCTATTACGGGAATGGGTCTCGTCACCCCTGTGGGCAACAATTTGGGTGAAACCTGGCAATCGCTGCTCGAGGCGCGCAGCGGCGTGGCGCCCATCAGCCTGTTTGATGCCAGCGGCTTTTCCGTGCGGATTGCCGCCGAGGTTAAAGGCGATACCTACCTCAGCAACACGGGCCACAAACGCCTGAGCAAAGCTGCCACCCGGTCCCATCTGTTCGCCCTAGCGTCAGCTGAAGAAGCCATTCAGGATGCGGGCATCCGTCCGGATGCAGCCAATGGCCACCGCTGGGGCTGCTCGGTTGGCACAGGCATGGTCAGCGTTGACTTTCCCGAGCTCGAAGCCTTGCAAAGGGAGGCCGCCCCCGCTGGCGAGCTGGATACGGATCTAATGCTGAGCAGCTCGATAGCCTCAGACCCTATCGCCTTCTGCCGCAGTCAATCGGCCCAGGGTCTATCGCTTCTAGTTGAGCGATATGCCATCAAAGGTTATACAACATCCGTGCACACCGCCTGCGCATCGGGAGGTCAAGCCGTTGGCACGGGCTTAAAACTGATCCGACGTGGCGACTGTGACTACGTACTTGCGGGGGGCTTCGATTCAATGATTAGTCCCCTGGGCCTAGCCGGATTCTGCCTGCTCAACGCAGTATCAACAGACAACCACAATCCCCATACGGCCAGCCGCCCCTTTGATGCCAGCCGCAATGGATTTGTCCTGGGCGAAGGGGCTGGCTTCCTTGTTCTGGAAGAATGGGAAGCAGCTGTTAAAAGGGGCGCTCGGATCTACGCAGAGCTAGCGGGGGAGGGCAATTCCCTTTCCAGTTACCGAATCACCGATTCCCATCCCTCCGGTGATGGCCCAATCCAGGCAATGCAACAAGCTCTGCAATCGGCCGGCATATTTCCAGAACAGGTTGATTACCTAAATGCCCATGGCACATCAACACCAATGAACGATCGCAGTGAGGCAGCGGCGGCGCATGTGGTATTTGGCAGCCATATTAAGGATCTAAGCGTGAGTTCAACAAAAAGCACCATGGGCCATCTAATCGCAGCAGCAGGGGCCGTAGAGGCGGCGATTTGCGCCTTGACCATTCATCACGGCAAGGTTCCAATCAATGCAAATCTCACCCAACGGGACCCAGACTGCAACCTCAATTTTATATGTGACAAGGCAAAGGATCAGGCTGTTCGCGTGGCCATGTCCAACTCTCTCGGCTTTGGTGGCTCCAACAGCTGCCTAGTATTTCGCGAGCCCGGGGCCTCATAA
- a CDS encoding beta-ketoacyl synthase, with protein sequence MITGLGAICASGKQPEQILDSLLDGTISIAEIGGWDGENWPCRLGGVVGFSPRELINDRKLLKLIKKTDVVGIYAAEQALNSAGISTYRESLASADDDSFAERFGLYVGTSGGYYDTQYDFLPLISEANGSMQTIGERLGESVNPMWLLGNLPNNVVCHVGIRNKLKGANACITNHGTSGSLSIIEAFESLRIGDTDRAIAIGHDAPVEPQTVLYYQKAGLLADAQLTPFDTDRSGCILGEGGAALVLETLEAAESRSAPIHAEILGKGCTSEAEGLLPVRVDGDGVARAICLALEQAGLETQQIGMIVCHGNGTRTSDLSEGVAIRRVFGTQIPPITCFKWAFGHLLAAAGSIDTVLALTALQRGIVPAIAPLSNIDPSLQELPIAKVAREPISNTALILSRGFGGQNSALIIRASSR encoded by the coding sequence GTGATCACTGGCCTGGGTGCAATCTGCGCATCTGGCAAGCAGCCTGAGCAGATCCTTGATTCCCTATTGGATGGCACTATCAGCATCGCCGAAATAGGCGGCTGGGACGGGGAGAATTGGCCATGCCGATTAGGCGGGGTGGTTGGGTTCAGCCCAAGGGAACTGATCAATGATCGAAAGCTCCTTAAGCTAATCAAGAAAACAGACGTGGTCGGCATCTATGCCGCCGAACAAGCGCTGAACTCTGCTGGGATCAGTACATACCGGGAGTCACTGGCGAGTGCCGACGACGATAGTTTTGCCGAAAGATTTGGCCTTTATGTAGGCACCAGCGGCGGCTACTATGACACCCAGTATGATTTTTTGCCCCTGATCAGCGAAGCCAATGGCAGCATGCAGACCATTGGCGAAAGGCTGGGCGAAAGTGTCAATCCAATGTGGCTACTGGGCAACCTCCCCAACAACGTTGTATGCCATGTAGGCATAAGAAATAAGCTCAAGGGAGCAAACGCCTGTATCACAAATCACGGCACAAGTGGGTCCCTTTCAATCATCGAGGCCTTCGAAAGCCTACGCATTGGCGACACCGATCGGGCCATAGCCATCGGCCACGATGCCCCAGTCGAACCCCAAACAGTTCTCTACTACCAAAAGGCTGGGCTGCTTGCGGACGCCCAGCTCACCCCCTTTGATACCGATCGGTCTGGCTGCATCCTTGGCGAGGGCGGGGCAGCTCTAGTGCTGGAAACCCTGGAGGCGGCCGAGTCGAGGTCAGCTCCCATCCATGCTGAGATTCTTGGCAAGGGATGTACCTCTGAAGCCGAAGGGCTGCTGCCGGTGAGAGTGGATGGTGATGGCGTCGCCAGGGCCATTTGCCTGGCCCTGGAACAGGCAGGCCTGGAAACTCAGCAAATCGGAATGATTGTGTGCCATGGCAACGGCACTAGAACATCAGATCTCTCTGAGGGCGTGGCAATTCGCAGGGTATTCGGTACCCAAATCCCACCAATTACCTGCTTCAAATGGGCATTTGGCCACCTCTTAGCAGCCGCTGGAAGTATCGATACAGTTCTTGCCCTTACAGCACTTCAACGGGGAATTGTGCCTGCCATCGCACCCCTGAGCAACATCGATCCATCCTTGCAAGAACTGCCAATTGCGAAGGTTGCCAGAGAACCCATCTCTAATACGGCATTAATTTTATCGCGTGGCTTCGGAGGCCAGAACAGCGCATTGATCATCCGGGCAAGCAGCCGATGA
- a CDS encoding 4'-phosphopantetheinyl transferase superfamily protein, with amino-acid sequence MPNRYKCGVDHVDIARVRQLVDHSSNEDLKGIFSQQELDYAGKSKSRYGRLAARFAAKEACLKLFPLETATAAIDLSDFSVENDGYGAPFICLSPRANALLNLYGFEQISISLSHTKAHAAATAIASSKDFKAPLIGRLAYRLLPIRRKLVLANLERVYGRTLSKSQIKSIAQAHYAHFIRIGIEFIQFQFLSQAQRMAQARVENADLIGAALSKGQGAIILTGHFGNFTTAIAAGVTNFPEARGRFYFVRRPLQPAWFEALINKQFEKSGFKSLPKTGSMEAIMNCLEAGHAVVFPFDQHAGGKSSILVDFLGHPAGTFRSLALIAIASGAPVIPASSWRDENGNHVLRFEEPLQLIESTSAKEEIRLNTRLFNASLEQMVLRHPDQWWWVHRRWRN; translated from the coding sequence ATGCCTAATAGATACAAATGTGGTGTTGACCATGTAGATATCGCCCGAGTGCGGCAGCTGGTGGATCATTCATCTAATGAAGATCTCAAGGGAATCTTTAGCCAACAGGAACTCGATTATGCGGGCAAATCAAAGAGCCGCTATGGGCGCCTAGCCGCTCGCTTTGCCGCGAAGGAAGCTTGCCTCAAGCTATTTCCGCTGGAAACGGCAACCGCAGCCATTGATCTCTCTGATTTTTCAGTAGAGAATGATGGCTACGGGGCCCCCTTTATATGCCTATCGCCAAGGGCAAACGCCCTGCTGAATTTGTATGGATTTGAGCAGATCTCAATCAGCCTGAGTCACACCAAAGCCCACGCTGCGGCCACGGCAATAGCATCAAGCAAAGACTTTAAAGCCCCCCTGATCGGCAGATTGGCCTATCGGCTTCTACCCATCAGACGAAAGCTGGTGCTGGCCAATCTTGAAAGGGTCTATGGCAGAACACTTAGCAAATCTCAGATTAAATCCATAGCCCAGGCCCACTATGCCCATTTCATTAGAATCGGCATCGAGTTCATCCAGTTTCAGTTTCTATCCCAAGCCCAGCGGATGGCCCAGGCGAGGGTAGAAAATGCCGACCTGATCGGCGCCGCCCTTAGCAAGGGCCAGGGGGCCATCATCCTGACTGGCCATTTTGGTAACTTCACTACAGCCATTGCGGCCGGAGTTACCAACTTTCCTGAAGCCAGGGGACGTTTTTACTTTGTGCGCAGACCGTTGCAGCCGGCTTGGTTCGAGGCCCTGATTAATAAACAATTTGAAAAATCCGGTTTCAAGAGCCTGCCAAAAACAGGGTCGATGGAAGCAATCATGAACTGCCTAGAGGCGGGCCATGCGGTTGTCTTCCCCTTCGACCAACACGCTGGCGGCAAGAGCAGCATCCTGGTTGACTTCCTTGGCCACCCGGCCGGAACCTTTCGCAGCCTCGCCCTGATTGCGATTGCTTCAGGCGCCCCAGTAATTCCAGCATCAAGCTGGAGGGACGAAAATGGCAACCACGTATTGCGGTTTGAGGAACCCTTACAACTGATTGAATCGACCAGTGCAAAGGAAGAGATCCGGCTCAATACACGCCTTTTCAATGCGAGCCTGGAGCAAATGGTGCTGCGTCACCCGGATCAGTGGTGGTGGGTTCACCGGCGCTGGCGCAACTGA
- a CDS encoding NAD(P)-binding domain-containing protein produces MLGDGPIPAEVLLNQAGTALPGRLVLQMATIAPAESRDLAIALQQRSARYLGTPVLGSRPISNGPGRCSWPSEANRAISDMSELPCTPSWPSTS; encoded by the coding sequence GTGCTAGGTGACGGCCCCATCCCCGCTGAGGTGCTGCTCAACCAGGCCGGCACCGCCCTCCCGGGGCGGCTGGTGCTACAGATGGCGACCATCGCGCCGGCCGAAAGCCGCGACCTGGCGATCGCCCTGCAGCAACGCAGTGCCCGCTATCTGGGAACCCCCGTGCTGGGGAGCCGGCCGATCTCGAACGGGCCCGGCCGGTGTTCATGGCCCTCGGAGGCGAACCGCGCCATCTCGGACATGTCGGAGCTGCCCTGCACACCAAGCTGGCCCTCAACCAGCTGA
- a CDS encoding glycosyltransferase family 39 protein, which translates to MNRLRQIRKIWILLALCLALYLPGLSRLPATDRDESRYMQATHQMVESGDFIDIRFQDNARHKKPVGIYWLQAGVSKAAQFIGISPTERASYRAVSAIGATGAVLALFLGFRRLMGEHDALISAVFLSATLLLSVEAHLAKTDAMQLAAIVTMQVGLARLYCVGNTNGSWQARLLFWLGLSLGILIKGPVAPAIAAMTLAWICWTERSFWPLRALQPLRWLALPVLIVGPWLLSIQSLSEGQFVQDSIGRDFLAKILEAQESHGAPPGTYLLVTPILLWPVSWLLIPKAWLGLQSIEERNPRLTTFAIAWLVPSWLLFEIMPTKLPHYVLPLIPALCLLGGIGFSQSRDQQQTALAASKWPQKIGWAAWIFTGLIIVAGLPAVSIWSSGRISTPAFLVSLLGIATIALAPRLKNDGQRLLASTAAAVIIFGLIFELALPQLKSLWPAEIMRKIIDSHGLASVPVAITGYHEPSVVFNLGTDTKLTDINGVVSHVSSNPETIAIVPLEQADELQRQLSQEVRLNTFGQINGFNYSKGKAVNLALIHTIRAPELKPIPAPPLID; encoded by the coding sequence ATGAACAGACTCCGTCAAATCCGCAAAATCTGGATTTTACTGGCTCTATGCCTGGCCCTCTATCTTCCTGGCCTCTCCAGGCTGCCCGCCACTGACCGCGATGAGTCGCGCTATATGCAAGCAACCCATCAGATGGTTGAAAGTGGCGATTTCATCGACATACGATTCCAGGACAATGCCCGCCACAAGAAACCTGTGGGCATCTACTGGCTGCAAGCCGGAGTCAGTAAGGCTGCGCAATTTATCGGTATATCCCCAACAGAACGCGCCTCTTACCGGGCCGTTTCAGCCATCGGTGCAACTGGCGCCGTGCTGGCACTTTTCCTGGGATTCAGGAGGTTGATGGGTGAGCACGATGCCCTAATTTCCGCTGTTTTTCTATCCGCCACGCTCCTGCTCAGCGTGGAAGCACATCTGGCCAAAACCGACGCGATGCAGTTAGCCGCGATAGTGACGATGCAAGTTGGCCTGGCCCGCTTGTATTGCGTCGGCAACACAAATGGATCGTGGCAAGCTCGCCTGCTTTTCTGGCTAGGTCTGAGCCTGGGAATACTGATCAAGGGACCAGTTGCCCCCGCAATCGCAGCCATGACCTTAGCGTGGATCTGCTGGACCGAAAGAAGCTTCTGGCCCCTGAGAGCGCTTCAACCTCTGCGCTGGCTTGCGTTGCCTGTGTTGATCGTTGGGCCATGGCTACTAAGTATTCAAAGCCTCAGTGAAGGCCAGTTTGTGCAGGACTCTATTGGGCGCGATTTTCTCGCAAAGATTCTCGAGGCCCAGGAGTCCCATGGAGCCCCCCCTGGCACCTATCTGCTGGTGACCCCAATCCTGCTCTGGCCCGTTTCCTGGCTTCTGATTCCCAAGGCCTGGCTAGGGCTCCAAAGCATCGAGGAGAGAAATCCACGCCTAACAACATTTGCTATCGCGTGGCTTGTGCCTTCCTGGCTGTTATTTGAAATCATGCCAACCAAACTGCCCCACTATGTGCTGCCACTGATACCAGCACTATGCCTACTTGGGGGAATCGGATTCAGCCAGAGTAGAGACCAGCAACAAACAGCGCTGGCGGCATCAAAGTGGCCGCAGAAAATTGGCTGGGCGGCCTGGATTTTTACAGGCTTGATTATCGTGGCAGGCCTCCCTGCGGTATCGATCTGGTCCTCTGGCAGGATTTCAACACCAGCTTTCCTCGTTAGCCTGCTCGGGATCGCGACCATTGCTCTTGCTCCCCGGCTGAAGAACGATGGACAGAGATTACTGGCATCAACGGCAGCAGCCGTGATCATCTTCGGCTTAATCTTTGAGCTCGCTCTTCCCCAACTAAAATCACTATGGCCAGCCGAAATAATGCGAAAGATTATTGACAGTCACGGCCTTGCCAGCGTACCAGTAGCTATCACCGGGTACCACGAACCCAGTGTCGTTTTCAATCTGGGGACCGACACCAAGCTGACAGATATAAATGGGGTGGTCAGCCATGTATCCAGCAACCCTGAGACGATTGCCATCGTGCCATTGGAGCAGGCCGATGAATTGCAGCGGCAACTCTCTCAGGAGGTCAGACTCAACACTTTTGGGCAAATTAACGGCTTCAATTACTCAAAGGGCAAAGCCGTTAACTTGGCGCTAATACACACTATTAGGGCTCCTGAATTGAAACCAATCCCCGCCCCGCCGCTGATAGATTAG